GAGCAATTTTGAAAATTATTATGATTAATATTTTGTTTTCGATCTTGTACAAAATCCTAATATTTCTATATCGAATGCGATATTTATTACTGGCTGTTAGTTTTTTTGCTTTTTTTGGGAATGGATTTTCAGATAGTGATTCGATCAGTTTCAAAATATTCTGAATGTCTTTTTTTGATAGTTTTGAAAAGTCTTTTTCAACTGATTTTTTAATCAGGATTTTAAATTTTTCCATTTTTTTTCAGATTCAGAACCAATTTCTCAAAAGAAATTGCTTCTTCATTTTCTCGTTCAGCAAATGCTTTTATATCCTCTGCATCTTCGGCAAGTTCCAATCGTAATGCTTCATCTACAATATCTGAAATTGACCGATGAGTTTCCAATGCTTTTAATTTAAGAATATGATGGATTTCAGGTTCAAAATAAACAGTTGCTCTTTTTGTAAGATGAGACATCATCCCTCCATAAATCTTTTATCCATATAATCCTAATAACGCCATAGCGTTTTTATGTCAAGGAGTTATTTCGTCCAGAATTTTTATTGCTTTTGGAATCCGAATAATTTCCTGAACAGCTTTCACATCTTTCAATCCGCTTCCGGTCAGCAAAACAACATTTTTGGAATTTTCTTCGAGCTTTTTATGTTCCAGATATTTCAGGAATCCGGCAAAACTTGTTGCGGAAGCAGGTTCTGTAAAAATTCC
The window above is part of the Candidatus Cloacimonadota bacterium genome. Proteins encoded here:
- a CDS encoding CopG family transcriptional regulator yields the protein MSHLTKRATVYFEPEIHHILKLKALETHRSISDIVDEALRLELAEDAEDIKAFAERENEEAISFEKLVLNLKKNGKI
- a CDS encoding type II toxin-antitoxin system mRNA interferase toxin, RelE/StbE family — protein: MEKFKILIKKSVEKDFSKLSKKDIQNILKLIESLSENPFPKKAKKLTASNKYRIRYRNIRILYKIENKILIIIIFKIAHRKDVYRM